A segment of the Leclercia adecarboxylata genome:
TGCCATATTCAACCGACTCGATGATCTCCTGCGGCGTGGATTTACCCGCCAGCATATAGGTGTTGGTCATACGCGGCATCGGCAGGTGCGCGTAAGATTCGCGACGGCCGTTACCGGTTGGCGCCACACCCATCAGGCGCGCATTCAGTTTGTCCTGCATGTAGCCCTTCAGGATACCATTCTCGATCAGGACGTTGTACTGACCCGGCGTTCCTTCATCATCGATGGAGATCGAGCCACGACGATCGGTCATGGTGCCATCATCCACCACGGTGCAAAGCTCAGAGGCCACCAGCTCGCCCATATGGCCGCTGAAGACCGAGGTGCCGCGACGGTTGAAGTCGCCTTCCAGCCCGTGACCCACCGCTTCGTGCAGCAGCACGCCAGGCCAGCCTGCGCCCAGAACCACCGGCAGAGTACCCGCAGGTGCCGCGACGGCAGAGAGATTGACCAGCGCCATCCGCACCGCCTCTTTCGCCCAGGCGTCGGCGCGCACTTCGCCCTCAACCGGGTTCAGGAACCACTCGTAACCGAAACGACCGCCGCCGCCGCTGGAGCCACGCTCGCGTTTGCCGTCCTCTTCCACCAGCACGCTGACGGAGAGACGGACCAGCGGACGCACGTCGGCGGCCAGGGTGCCGTCGGTTGCCGCCACCAGAATCAACTCATATACGCCACTCAGGCTGGCAGAGACTTCCTGCACGCGCTTATCTTCCGCACGGGCGACTTTGTCTACCCGACGCAGAATATCCAGCTTCTCTTCGCGGCTCATGCTTTGCAGCGGATCGACGCTGGTGTAGAGCGCAGAGTGCTGCACTTCGCCCAGGGTTTTCACCCGACCATCACCGCTGTCGCGCACGATGGTACGTGCTGCCTGCGCGCTCTGCTGCAGAGCAGTCAGGCTAATCTGGTCCGCATAGGCAAAACCGGTTTTCTCACCGCTAACGGCGCGGACACCAACGCCCTGGTCGATGTTATAAGAGCCATCTTTGATGATGCTGTCTTCTAAAACCCAGGATTCGTGATAGCTCGACTGAAAGTAGAGATCGCCGTAGTCGAGACGGCGTTCGGTCAGTTGACCAAGAATGGAAAACAGGTCCTGATGGCTCAGGCCGTTCGCTGCCAGCAGATGTTCACTTACCAGGTTCAGACTCATCGTTTTGCTACTCGTTCGTTGCCGTCCACAGGACGTATCTAAGATATTATCTATTGAGAGTGAGGCAATTAATTGCCCGCGTCAAATCATTGCTGTGCATCTTTGCGTGGCTGACGCAGCACTTCATTAATCTGCGGTTTATCGACCGGGCCGGTGATGTGGTAGCGCAGAATAGAGACTTTGCTCCACAGCGGCCCCAGCACTTTACTGGCGGCAAACACCGCCGCGCCGACAATCGGGTTAACGGCGAAGGCTGCTGCCACGCCAACGGTGGCGGAGATTTCCGGTGCCACCACCGCTTCCATATCCAGTTCGCGACGCACCAGATTGACGGAGCCTTTCATGGCAATATCCGCCTCCAGCCCGTCGACCAGCGTATCATCCGTGTGCAGGACCCCATCCTTGATCCACGCGGTGCTGCGGATGGAGTCAAAGTAGAATCCTTCATTAAAGGTATCGCTGAAGTCAAAGCGCAGCTTGCGCAGCAGAGCGTCGAAGCTGAGCAGACGCAGCAGCTGCCCCGCATGGCCGGTGCTCAGATCCGCTATTTCAC
Coding sequences within it:
- the tldD gene encoding metalloprotease TldD; translation: MSLNLVSEHLLAANGLSHQDLFSILGQLTERRLDYGDLYFQSSYHESWVLEDSIIKDGSYNIDQGVGVRAVSGEKTGFAYADQISLTALQQSAQAARTIVRDSGDGRVKTLGEVQHSALYTSVDPLQSMSREEKLDILRRVDKVARAEDKRVQEVSASLSGVYELILVAATDGTLAADVRPLVRLSVSVLVEEDGKRERGSSGGGGRFGYEWFLNPVEGEVRADAWAKEAVRMALVNLSAVAAPAGTLPVVLGAGWPGVLLHEAVGHGLEGDFNRRGTSVFSGHMGELVASELCTVVDDGTMTDRRGSISIDDEGTPGQYNVLIENGILKGYMQDKLNARLMGVAPTGNGRRESYAHLPMPRMTNTYMLAGKSTPQEIIESVEYGIYAPNFGGGQVDITSGKFVFSTSEAYLIEKGKVTKAVKGATLIGSGIEAMQQISMVGNDLKLDNGVGVCGKEGQSLPVGVGQPTLKVDNLTVGGTA